Proteins from one Rhizoctonia solani chromosome 5, complete sequence genomic window:
- a CDS encoding carbohydrate esterase family 12 protein, translating into MARSSSSSMQGWGEKIPQYLKDITVVNRAIGGRSARSYWREGRWTSVQNSLKAGDFVLIEFGHNDGGSPRTSDRASVGGEGSETQTVTLADGTVETVYTWPTYVGWMIDGAKSKGATVIISAQTPNNPYENRDTISNSPTRFVTYAKNVAAKKGVPYVDHFASCISLYTKLGKGVTESYFPNDHTHTNDAGANQVAWAFLSGLQCPAAAGVLKQYVNDVGKGAGARC; encoded by the exons ATGGCGCggtcttcttcttcttctatGCAAGG TTGGGGAGAAAAAATTCCCCAGTATCTTAAGGACATCACCGTTGTAAACCGAGCTATTGGTGGTCGCAGTGCACGGAGTTATTGGCGCGAGGGGCGATGGACATCTGTCCAGAACTCTCTCAAGGCAGGAGACT TCGTTCTTATCGAATttg GTCACAACGATGGTGGCTCCCCCAGGACTAGCGATCGCGCTAGTGTCGGTGGAGAAGGAAGCGAAACTCAGACCGTGACTCTTGCTGACGGAACTGTTGAAACCGTTTACACATGGCCCAC ATACGTTGGATGGATGATCGACGGGGCAAAATCCAAGGGAGCCACTGTCATTATATCCGCTCAGACACCTAACAACCCTTATGAAAACCGAGACACAATTTCTAACTCCCCAACTCGA TTTGTAACTTATGCGAAGAATGTTGCCGCTAAAAAAGGTGTTCCATATGTCGATCACTTTGCC TCGTGCATAAGTCTCTACACTAAGCTTGGAAAGGGTGTCACTGAATCATACTTCCCTAATGACCACACGCATACTAACGAT GCTGGCGCCAACCAGGTCGCGTGGGCCTTCCTCTCTGGGCTTCAATGTCCTGCGGCGGCTGGTGTACTTAAGCAGTACGTTAATGACGTAGGAAAGGGTGCTGGTGCTCGGTGCTAG
- a CDS encoding C-14 sterol reductase ERG24, translating into MADKQVQVQRNPRTTHYEFFGPLGTTFVSVTAGGCPPPLWSIPFNFVRAVESIDWWKKLFDKEATIAYASWYAFTVAAWWLLPGDWVEGTELRTGGRIQYKINAFSTMLLALGLTFGWIINFGPQSFTFIYEHWVGLCTASLLNSFIQATWCYYISTKNEDIRTLALGGNSGNVLYDWFIGRELNPSIGSFDIKSFNELRPGLILWLLCNISSACEQVTRRGTWIPTDSMGLVLLFQGLYVVDALYNEPAIFTTMDITTDGFGFMLAVGDLAWVPFTYSLQARYLAFNHVELGPFWTCVIFVIHAVGYWIFRGANNEKNDFRNGRNPKNLSSLQTERGTRLLTSGWWGMCQHPNYLGDWIMSVSYSLPTGFNTPITYFYCIYFLILLLHRQTRDDEACRKKYGKDWATALFPHWLDELLEGFNLLFYGVGSKRTLLNEFATEYLSAEGHVVVVNGYLPTVGPADILTSLEQIPGILDIPLTGSGAEARAHRIASSVEQTIFVVVHNIDASQLRTARAQRVLSILASAENVHLVGTVDHVNSGLLFPRDQALGRKAHLGVLGTTDDTERGRGFKSWAWLWHDLTTFEPYTAELSHRDLTVPPSTSSAAAVAAPTLTASEVTPSAAQHVFASVTAKAQKVFFMLEYAVPYDSLLAEARDEFVAANDAALRGLLGEFKDHGMVLSGEAEGGGEVLWVPASQDILKTILGYLSKAASSNSQQLSPTLNSEMSAPANASTAAATHPTAAPVRDYPTDGYGDGYGGGHGKYRPGFSRHESQPGFPIHRNRRLANPAPLGMFALAATTLMWSLYNARTRGLYQINAVIAQALAVGGLVQLLAGMWEFVTGNTFAATAFSILGGFWISYGIMYWPYSGSLVGYPTEGELGSALGIYFMVWMIVALMLFLGSLRGSIPLAATFFFIFLMYMLIGMRTLLAAGARRASGILGCVGSFIGFYTGAVGLHNRDTTYYNLPAFGTARADADAGAATHGRYT; encoded by the exons ATGGCGGACAAGCAAGTCCAAGTTCAACGTAACCCCCGGACGACTCACTATGAATTTTTCGGCCCTTTGGGAACTACTTTTGTGTCTGTCACG GCGGGAGGTTGCCCTCCTCCCTTGTGGTCCATCCCATTCAACTTTGTCAGGGCCGTCGAGTCCATTGACTGGTGGAAAAAATTGTTTGATAAAGAGGCAACTATCGCTTATGCTTCTTGGTATGCTTTTACCGTGGCAGCATGGTGGCTGCTTCCTGGCGACTGGGTCGAAGGAACCGAGTTGAGGACTGGAGGTCGAATTCAGTATAAGATCAATG CCTTTTCAACCATGCTCCTCGCACTTGGCCTCACTTTCGGTTGGATCATCAACTTTGGACCCCAGTCCTTCACGTTCATCTATGAGCACTGGGTTGGGCTCTGCACTGCATCCTTGCTCAACTCGTTCATTCAAGCCACGTGGTGCTACTATATCTCTACCAAAAACGAGGACATCCGCACTTTGGCGCTGGGTGGAAACTCGGGCAACGTACTTTATGAC TGGTTTATTGGTCGCGAATTGAATCCCTCCATCGGTTCGTTCGACATTAAATCCTTCAATGAGCTTCGCCCTGGCCTCATCCTTTGGCTCTTGTGCAACATCTCCTCGGCATGTGAACAAGTTACTCGTCGTGGGACCTGGATTCCTACCGACTCTATGGGTCTTGTTTTACTCTTCCAAGGTCTCTACGTTGTGGACGCTCTCTACAACGAG CCCGCCATATTCACGACCATGGACATTACTACCGACGGATTTGGTTTCATGCTCGCCGTCGGAGATCTTGCTTGGGTTCCATTCACTTACTCCCTTCAAGCCCGTTACCTTGCCTTTAATCACGTTGAACTTGGACCATTCTGGACTTGCGTGATCTTTGTGATTCACGCAGTCGGCTATTGGATCTTCAGGGGAGCAAACAACGAAAAAAACGACTTCAGAAATGGAAGGAACCCCAAGA ACTTGTCTTCGTTGCAGACCGAGCGCGGAACTCGCCTTTTGACCAGTGGGTGGTGGGGCATGTGCCAGCATCCCAATTACCT CGGTGATTGGATCATGTCCGTCTCGTACTCTCTCCCGACTGGGTTCAACACTCCTATCACATACTTCTATTGCATCTACTTCTTGATCTTGTTGTTGCACCGTCAGACTAGGGACGATGAGGCTTGCCGCAAAAA GTACGGAAAAGACTGGGCTAC AGCCCTATTTCCACACTGGCTAGACGAACTTTTGGAGGGATTCAATTTGCTTTTTTACGGTGTTGGCAGTAAACGCACCTTGTTGAACGAATTTGCTACAGAGTACTTGAGCGCGGAAGGCCATGTCGTCGTCGTGAATGGATACCTTCCCACCGTCGGACCAGCGGATATACTCACTTCGCTCGAGCAAATTCCCGGAATTCTTGATATTCCCTTGACCGGGTCTGGTGCCGAAGCAAGAGCTCATCGTATCGCCTCATCCGTGGAACAAACAATCTTTGTAGTAGTGCATAACATCGACGCTTCTCAACTTCGAACGGCCCGTGCACAAAGAGTACTATCTATTCTCGCGTCTGCTGAAAATGTGCATCTAGTCGGTACAGTCGACCACGTCAACTCGGGTCTACTTTTCCCAAGAGACCAGGCGTTGGGGCGAAAGGCCCATCTTGGAGTGCTCGGGACAACAGACGACACAgaaagaggaagaggattCAAGAGTTGGGCATGGCTCTGGCATGATCTGACCACTTTTGAACCCTACACCGCCGAACTGTCTCATCGTGACCTTACAGTCCCACCCTCCACATCGAGCGCGGCGGCCGTTGCAGCTCCAACTCTCACAGCTTCCGAGGTTACCCCTTCTGCGGCTCAGCACGTATTCGCGTCTGTTACCGCAAAGGCTCAAAAAGTCTTCTTTATGCTGG AATATGCGGTTCCATATGATTCGCTGCTGGCCGAGGCCAGGGACGAGTTTGTGGCGGCGAATGACGCAGCGCTGAGAGGATTGcttggagagtttaaggACCACGGAATGGTCCTAAGCGGCGAGgctgaaggaggaggcgAGGTCCTCTGGGTACCGGCGAGCCAAGACATACTCAAGACAATATTGGGGTACTTGTCCAA AGCAGCGTCCAGCAATTCACAACAGCTTTCTCCTACACTCAATTCCGAAATGTCTGCTCCCGCCAACGCATCCACCGCTGCTGCAACTCATCCTACAGCTGCTCCCGTTAGGGACTACCCCACGGACGGTTATGGTGACGGGTATGGCGGAGGACATGGAAAGTATCGGCCTGGGTTTTCAAGACACGAGTCGCAG CCCGGCTTCCCAATCCACAGGAACAGGCGCCTCGCTAACCCAGCTCCCCTGGGAATGTTCGCTCTTGCAGCAACCACACTAATGTGGTCTTTATACAACGCTCGCACCAGAGGACTTTATCAA ATCAATGCGGTGATTGCACAGGCGCTCGCTGTTGGTGGACTTGTTCAGCTCCTTGCTGGAATGTGGGAGTTTGTCACTGGAAATACATTCGCCGCCACTG CCTTCTCTATCCTAGGTGGCTTCTGGATCTCCTATGGCATTATGTATTGGCCTTACTCCGGCAGTCTGGTTGGCTACCCCACTGAAGGTGAACTCGGGAGTGCGCTGGGTATCTAT TTCATGGTCTGGATGATCGTGGCCCTCATGCTTTTCCTCGGAAGTCTTCGCGGTTCTATCCCATTGGCAGCaaccttcttcttcatcttcttGATGTACATGCTGATTGGCATGCGCACTTTACTGGCCGCC GGAGCCCGTCGTGCCAGTGGAATTCTCGGATGCGTTGGTTCCTTCATCGGGTTCTACACTGGAGCCGTGGGCTTACACAACCGCGATACGACGTACTACAACTTGCCCGCATTCGGAACTGCCAGGGCTGATGCAGATGCCGGAGCCGCCACACATGGTCGCTATACATAA
- a CDS encoding alpha/beta hydrolase family protein — MLHGALASSRWWGKEVERLMKKHYVIVMDTRGQGRSTMDNKTFTYDLFAEDTAALLKTLGISKAAWIGWSDGGNTILSALLNPKIAPMVARGFTTGANHSPSALNQTYADAKILEPVLDRVVSEYEALQPDGNLTAIDEALTKLGENLPMWTKADLQKIKLGPKLTLSWGDHEEVINLSEPAFMHDAIPNSKLVLAKNVSHFGLVQDPEQFSTILENFLA, encoded by the exons ATGCTTCATGGCGCACTTGCAAGCTCGAGGTGGTGGGGGAAGGAAGTCGAAAGGCTAATGAAGAAACACTACGTCATCGTAATGGACACTCGGGGGCAGGGACGAAGTACGATGGACAACAAGACGTTCACGTACGATCTGTTTGCCGAAGACA CGGCCGCACTGCTCAAAACTCTTGGAATCTCTAAAGCTGCATGGATTGGTTGGTCTGACGGTGGAAATACAA TTTTGTCAGCACTACTGAACCCTAAAATTGCACCAATGGTTGCTCGAGGCTTTACAACTGGGGCCAACCACAGCCCGAG TGCTCTCAACCAGACATATGCTGACGCAAAGATTCTTGAGCCAGTGCTTGATCGAGTGGTCAGCGAATACGAGGCTTTGCAACCCGATGGGAACCTTACGGCCATTGATGAAGCACTCACCAAACTCGGAGAAAACCTGCCCATGTGGACCAAGGCTGACCTCCAGAAAATCAAGCTTGGGCCAAAGCTTACGTTAAGCTGGGGCGATCACGAAGAAGTCATCAACTTGTCCGAGCCCGCATTTATGCATGATGCGATCCCCAACAGCAAACTTGTACTTGCAAAAAATGTGTCCCACTTTGGGTTAGTGCAGGACCCAGAACAATTTTCGACAATATTGGAGAACTTCTTGGCTTGA
- a CDS encoding alpha/beta hydrolase family protein, with the protein MVSFKLTTLLAVATFSLGTYARPAARDTPLWLTLPPTPNLPGNPAGTKTTVNGVQIWHAQFGTKSSSKLPVLMLHGGFGSSNYWGSVVELLMKDHYVIVMDARGQGRSTMDSTPYSFDLYARDAAGILKSLGISQAAWVGWSEGADTVLAALLNPELAPYVARGFTTGAWHNVEANNATYTDTAIYNEFITRASSEYRAFQPNGNLTALANALTILESTQPTWTQSDLSKITLGPKLTLSWGEHEEAINLSELTLLPSWIKNTKRVIMTGVSHFAPLQDPSQFTVALETFLA; encoded by the exons ATGGTTTCGTTCAAGCTCACGACTCTCCTCGCTGTTGCCACTTTCTCCCTTGGCACTTATGCTCGCCCTGCTGCTCGGGACACTCCTCTCTGGTTAACTCTTCCTCCTACTCCTAACCTACCTGGCAACCCGGCCGGTACGAAGACGACTGTTAACGGAGTTCAGATCTGGCATGCCCAGTTCGGAACCAAGAGCAGCTCCAAGTTACCTGTTCTAATGCTACACGGTGGCTTTGGGAGCTCGAACTACTGGGGTAGTGTAGTCGAACTTCTTATGAAGGATCACTATGTGATTGTGATGGATGCCCGTGGACAGGGCCGGAGCACGATGGATAGCACTCCGTACTCGTTTGACTTGTATGCTCGTGACG CTGCGGGTATTCTCAAGAGCTTGGGCATCTCTCAAGCTGCTTGGGTCGGATGGTCCGAGGGCGCTGATACTG TTCTCGCCGCACTCTTAAATCCCGAACTAGCTCCTTACGTCGCTCGCGGTTTCACTACCGGGGCATGGCACAACGTCGA AGCCAACAACGCCACATACACGGACACTGCGATCTACAACGAGTTTATCACTCGTGCATCTTCGGAGTACAGAGCCTTCCAACCCAACGGAAACCTCACCGCTCTCGCCAACGCCTTGACCATTCTCGAGTCCACCCAGCCTACATGGACCCAGTCCGATCTGTCCAAGATCACTCTTGGCCCCAAGTTGACTCTTAGCTGGGGAGAACACGAGGAGGCCATCAACCTGTCCGAGCTCACGCTTCTGCCTAGCTGGATCAAGAACACTAAGCGGGTGATTATGACTGGAGTATCCCACTTTGCGCCGCTGCAGGACCCAAGCCAGTTCACAGTTGCGCTTGAAACCTTCTTGGCTTAG
- a CDS encoding CT20 domain-containing protein: MPDDHEFEPQAPDGFLDTLEGEIALFRSIERARPIRNESGFWVNVADIWAKLATLYHLDALDDMDEQQFHPVTGRLIVYPSVWDADELYSYPAFNEFALPYSQFNDDLTEGEDDAETDGATEPPDDTVDDDAEADTPDDTPAVNRRGARKSNARAKQPTKGAKSKSSGKKKKK; this comes from the exons ATGCCCGACGACCACGAATTCGAACCACAGGCGCCTGATGGGTTTCTTGACACACTGGAAGGAGAGATAGCTCTCTTTCGCTCGATTGAGCGTGCACGCCC TATTCGAAATGAATCCGGTTTTTGGGTGAATGTTGCTGATATCTGGGCCAAACTTGCTACACTCTACCACCTAGACGCGTTGGACGACATGGATGAACAGCAATTTCACCCAGTAACCGGTCGACTCATTGTGTATCCGTCTGTATGGGATGCCGATGAGCTTTATTCTTATCCTGCCTTTAACGAATTTGCACTTCCTTATTCTCAGTTCAATGA CGACCTGACGGAAGGCGAAGACGACGCAGAAACCGACGGGGCTACGGAACCTCCGGATGATACTGTCGACGATGATGCGGAGGCAGATACACCAGATG ATACCCCGGCGGTCAATCGTAGAGGCGCCCGCAAGAGCAATGCTAGAGCAAAACAGCCGACCAAAGGTGCTAAGAGCAAGAGCAGcgggaagaagaaaaaa AAATAG
- a CDS encoding myxovirus resistance protein, producing MALEEVSPSAHSVNLSDLGDDNNSLFDFVDVEADPTTATHSTQMDQDINSNDYARQRRELLDLIIRLQAIGLGSELELPQIACIGSQSVGKSSLIESISGVALPRASGTCTRCPIECRLKRSEQAWEATVYLRFESGKSGYTGRTKETQFGSQMTDRSDVQERIRRAQLAILNPTIEPSEFLNAESDALYPSSRSFSQNCVIVVLSGNELSDLNFGPLIHQISSPRRRVAVEIGKGTYYWLNDVVELAEGARTRELPGEFPFAVTEELIMRTLHLWRQPVKDVFGRAERIFVRRLTALVEAHFGQYTHGGLRAVVQKIVLEKLEEFTSFTLNSHYYLDYKEKFLKHYATFRNNRSALGRSLRAKPSPRWEREETVADPLEAALENLRRAGFDNLNRQDLVKLLPADFSHKRRLRSWQVREHTIKVYLSIIDKRFSDTVPLAIDHRYVRGFEKAIQSTLSIVRKRAELNDRKERLEAARMELMEVPGVVAMRERLSKMNCSSDRARLGSRNLSSTTQVAHAHTSSKQKVSSSPSSPVPVQIKYWKSSDLL from the exons ATGGCCTTGGAAGAGGTATCACCATCGGCTCACTCTGTCAATCTAAGTGATCTGGGGGATGATAACAACTCACTTTTCGACTTCGTCGACGTCGAAGCAGATCCGACGACCGCAACTCACTCCACGCAGATGGACCAAGACATCAATTCTAACGATTATGCACGTCAACGACGCGAACTTTTGGACTTGATCATTCGACTGCAAGCAATTGG CTTAGGCAGTGAGCTGGAGCTACCTCAAATTGCCTGCATTGGTTCACAGAGCGTCGGGAAATCATCATTAATCGAATCCATCTCCGGG GTTGCCTTACCAAGGGCTAGCGGAACTTGTACAAG GTGCCCTATTGAATGCCGACTAAAACGTTCCGAGCAAGCATGGGAAGCTACTGTTTACCTCCGTTTCGAAAGTGGTAAAAGTGGCTATACGGGCAGGACCAAAGAAACTCAATTCG GCTCCCAGATGACCGATCGTTCGGACGTTCAAGAGCGAATCCGTCGCGCACAACTAGCGATCTTGAACCCAACTATTGAACCCTCGGAATTTCTTAATGCTGAAAGTGATGCATTGTATCCTTCCTCTCGGTCTTTCTCTCAAAACTGCGTTATTGTCGTACTCTCAGGGAATGAGCTATCGGATCTAAACTTC GGTCCCCTGATACACCAAATTTCCTCCCCCCGGCGAAGAGTGGCCGTCGAAATCGGAAAAGGGACTTACTATTGGCTCAACGATGTGGTCGAGCTTGCTGAAGG TGCACGGACGCGTGAATTACCTG GGGAGTTCCCATTTGCGGTCACCGAGGAATTAATCATGCGAACGTTGCATTTATGGCGCCAGCCTGTGAAGGATGTATTCGGACGGGCGGAGCGTATATTTGTCCGGCGCCTAACTGCTTTGGTCGAGGCGCACTTCGGACAATATACTCATGGTGGTTTAAGAGCAGTCGTTCA aaaaatcgtgctcGAAAAGCTTGAAGAAT TCACTTCCTTTACACTCAACTCTCATTACTATCTCGACTATAAGGAAAAGTTCCTTAAGCATTATGCAACATTTCGTAATAACCGAAGTGCTCTTGGCCGGTCCCTAAGGGCAAAACCGTCTCCGCGTTGGGAACGCGAAGAAACTGTGGCTGATCCTCTAGAAGCCGCACTTGAGAACTTAAGGCGAGCTGGCTTCGATAACTTGAACCGACAGGATCTGGTCAAGCTTTTGCCCGCCGATTTCTCTCACAAGCGGCGCTTGAGATCATGGCAAGTGCGCGAGCATACTATCAAGGTTTATTTATCAATCA TTGACAAGCGCTTTTCGGATACAGTCCCACTTGCCATCGACCATCGCTACGTTCGTGGTTTTGAAAAGGCTATCCAATCTACTTTG TCAATTGTGCGAAAGCGAGCCGAACTCAATGATAGGAAAGAGAGGCTGGAAGCGGCGAGGATGGAGTTGATGGAAGTCCCTGGTGTTGTGGCTATGAGGGAAAGACTATCGAAGATGAATTGTTCTTCTGATCGGGCACGACTCGGATCACGAAACTTATCGTCAACCACTCAAGTTGCACACGCACATACATCAAGCAAGCAGAAGGTGTCAAGTAGTCCTTCATCCCCAGTTCCAGTACAAATAAAATACTGGAAATCAAGTGATCTTTTGTGA